Part of the Bacillus andreraoultii genome is shown below.
CCCCTTTCCTGACACCGAGACGAAACAAACCATTTGCTAATCGATCTGTTTCATCTGTTAACTGTTGGTAAGTCCGCTTCACAACCCGACCGTCTTCCCCTTCCCAAATGAGAGCTAATTCATCTCCACGTCCCGCTTCAACATGCTTATATAATCCGTAAAGATAAAAATTCGTTTCACCACCAGGAAACCAGGTCGGTAGTTCTTTCCCATTCGACAAATCTACCACTTTGTCGTATTCTTTCATCCAAGTTAACTCTAATTCTTGTAAAATTGCTGGATAAAACCAATCTGGTTTTTGGATAGCTTTCTCTAGTAGTTCTTCATAAGTTGCAAGTCCATGAGCTTTCATAAAACTAGTTATATTAGCCAATTCAATTTGTTCTTTTGTCGGTATCCATACAAGGTCATTCGCTTTCGATTCGTGCATTTATCCTACTCCTCCTTCGTTTATTCCTTAAAAAGTCCACCCAATCCCTATATTTTATGAAGAGTTGAAAAGGGAAATGAGTCAGTGCATTTAAGATTTTCTAGGAAAGTTCTGTTAACAGAAAGTTTGTTTCAGTGAATAATACTTAGTGCAAAATTTCTGGCCCATTTCTTTATAATGTCTTTTCGTGAGAGTTGGCGTTCATTTCTTTCTTCACTGATGCATAAAGAATTTCATCCAATTTATAACCCCCTTAAGAGTACTTTCCCCAACCTTCCTAGCTGATTTTCTTCCCCTAGTTGATAACTCCAAACCTCTCATCATTCAAGCCACCATTGTTCTAAGGATGTTTATTATAAAATTATACTTGACTTCCCCTCTCAAATGTCTTATATTTATCAATGTATCTTAAATAAATGATTCCGTAGCTCAGCTGGGAGAGCACCACCTTGACAGGGTGGGGGTCGCTGGTTCGAACCCAGTCGGGATCACTACAGTAAAAGGCATAGTCCATAATGGATTATGCCTTTTTTATTTGTTTTCCTTTTCCCCTTTTCTTGCCATTTTTCTAAAGTTGGGTGAAATGATGGTAAAAAAGAAAAATTACTATTTTTTTATTAAATTGGCGAAAAAATCCTCACCTTTTTGACTTCTATTATAAAATATACATACATGGCATTCAGCAAGTATAAGGTGATTACATTTTCATTTTTAATTTATATCATTATTAGAAAGTGAGTGAGATTTTTGAAATTTGTTTTTGATTTAGATGGAACACTTTGTTTTAAAGGACAACCAATTTCTAAAAAGATACTTCATTCATTGGCAGAATTAAAGGATGATGGAAATGAAGTGATCTTTGCATCTGCCAGACCTATCCGGGATATGCTACCTGTAATAGATGGAGTTTTTCATCATTATACAATGATAGGTGGTAATGGCTCTTTAATTTCAAAAGAAGGTCAGGTAATCAAGAGTAATTCTTTTTCAACAAATGAATTGAATGAAATAAAGAATCTTATTGACAAATATAGTGCCACTTATCTAATCGATGGTGAATGGGACTATGCTTATACTGGTCCAGATAATCATTCTATACGACAAAATTTAGACCCTGCACAATTAGCGAAAAAAGTTACCATTGATTCTCTTAATTCAGTTGTTAAAATTCTTATTCTAACCTCAAATAATATGGAAGAAT
Proteins encoded:
- a CDS encoding HAD-IIB family hydrolase, producing the protein MKFVFDLDGTLCFKGQPISKKILHSLAELKDDGNEVIFASARPIRDMLPVIDGVFHHYTMIGGNGSLISKEGQVIKSNSFSTNELNEIKNLIDKYSATYLIDGEWDYAYTGPDNHSIRQNLDPAQLAKKVTIDSLNSVVKILILTSNNMEELEEKLSYLDVYINKHRNENVLDISPRGINKWSALQSIGIKEDTYIAFGNDANDITMFENALHTVMIGYHDQLSPFAKETILLNGDFEQEIVEKIRTLSKKYSY